The DNA segment GCACACCTATCGAAGTGCGCTAAAGATCAATCTTGCCTCCGGTGCTTCCAAACCGGCAAAATGATTGGAGCCTCCCGGTGAAGGTTTCGTTCAGAGCTCTGGTCATTATATCGCTCCTGGTTGTGGCGCTTGGCGCGGCGCATCCGGACGCCCTTCTCTGGGCACATGGTGGCGAAGAACATGGGGCGGACGCTGCAGAGATCCTCAGTGGAGAAGGGAGTCTCGACCCTTCAGAATGGGTGGCTGAAAAAGCCGGGCAATATCTGCCTCTTGATCTGCAATTCACCGACGAATCCGGGCTCCCCATTCGCCTTGACGCCATCATTGACCGGCCGACCATCATCCTGCCCACCTATTACTTCTGTCCGAATGGCTGTAGTCTTAATCTGGCCAATCTGGCCGGGGCGGTGGGCGGCATGACCGCCCGCTCAGGCAAGGATTACCGGGTTATTGCCCTCAGTTTCAATGATGTCGAAGGCCCGAAAGATGCGGTGCGGGCCAAAAATAACTACCTGAAACTTCTGCCCGAAAATTTTCCTGCTAGCGAGTGGCGGTTTCTTACCGGCAGCAGTGAGGCGATCAAGGCAGCGACCGACGCACTTGGTTTTCGTTTTCAAAGGCTCAATGATCAGACCTTCATCCACCCGGCGGCGCTGATGATTGTCGCCGCCGACGGCAAGATCATTCGCTACGTCTATGGTTCTTTTGTGGCGGGAGATATCGATCTCGCCGTGTCGGCCGCGGCAAGCGGTACACCGATCATGTCGGTGCGGCGGCTGCTCGGCTTTTGTTTTAATTACGATCCGCACGGGAAGTCCGGATTGATCACGACGGTGAAGATCATTGTACTGATGGTTTTTGCCGGTATTGTTATTGGGGTTTTTCTTTTTTACCGACGCAGGGGCCGGGGAGTTGCTACAGCTGACAAGGCCCATAGAGGGCCTTGAAGGTTTCCGGCGGATAGAGCTGTGTTGAGCAGCTTGTCTGCAGAAACGAAACCAGCTCTTGCGGTATACCGACAGGATACGCAAACATGACGGCAATACCATCCTTTTATCATCAATCCGCTCCACCTGGACTCACCGGAATACGGGCCTGGCTCTTCACCCACGACCATAAGCGCCTTGGCTTGATGTATCTCGGGGCGGTTTTCTTCTGGTTTACCGTCGCCATGATTCTCGGACTTCTTCTCAGGACGGAGTTGATGGGGCAGGGTCGCACCATTATGAGTTCCGGGATGTATAACTCCATCTTCACCCTGCATGGGGTGATCATGATATTTCTCTTTGTTATTCCTGCTATTCCGGCGATATTCGGTAATTTTTTCCTGCCCATCCAGCTTGGAACAGACGATGTCTTCTTCCCGCGCCTGAATCTTTTCAGCTGGTATCTGTTTATGTTTGGCGGTCTTTTCGCCATCGTCTCACTTTTTGCCGGGGACGGTTTCCCCG comes from the Desulforhopalus sp. genome and includes:
- a CDS encoding SCO family protein, producing MKVSFRALVIISLLVVALGAAHPDALLWAHGGEEHGADAAEILSGEGSLDPSEWVAEKAGQYLPLDLQFTDESGLPIRLDAIIDRPTIILPTYYFCPNGCSLNLANLAGAVGGMTARSGKDYRVIALSFNDVEGPKDAVRAKNNYLKLLPENFPASEWRFLTGSSEAIKAATDALGFRFQRLNDQTFIHPAALMIVAADGKIIRYVYGSFVAGDIDLAVSAAASGTPIMSVRRLLGFCFNYDPHGKSGLITTVKIIVLMVFAGIVIGVFLFYRRRGRGVATADKAHRGP